One genomic segment of Streptococcus salivarius includes these proteins:
- a CDS encoding energy-coupling factor transporter transmembrane component T family protein → MDKLIIGRYIVGDSFIHRLDPRSKLLAMLIYIVIIFWANNPLTYAVITLFTLFLVFLSKIKLGFFLGGIKPMIWIILFSTLFQVFFNTKGSVLWSIGFLKITEVGLNQGWMIFLRFILIISFSTLLTLTTTPLSLSDAVESLLKPLTVFKVPAHEIGLMLSLSLRFVPTLMDDTTRIMNAQKARGVDFGEGNIIQKVRSIIPILIPLFASSFKRADALAIAMEARGYQGGEGRIKYRRLSWNGRDTLSIIAILALGLMLFYLKS, encoded by the coding sequence ATGGATAAGTTAATTATTGGACGTTATATTGTTGGGGACTCTTTTATACACCGATTAGACCCTAGAAGTAAATTATTAGCCATGCTGATTTATATTGTTATTATCTTTTGGGCTAATAATCCCTTAACTTATGCTGTAATAACTTTATTTACACTTTTCTTGGTTTTCTTGTCTAAAATAAAACTTGGTTTCTTTTTAGGTGGAATCAAACCAATGATTTGGATTATTTTATTTTCTACCCTATTTCAAGTTTTCTTCAATACAAAAGGGAGTGTGCTTTGGTCTATCGGCTTTTTAAAGATTACGGAAGTCGGTTTAAATCAAGGTTGGATGATATTCCTTAGATTTATCCTCATTATTAGTTTTTCCACCCTACTTACTCTAACGACAACACCTTTAAGTTTATCTGATGCAGTTGAATCACTTTTAAAACCTCTTACTGTTTTCAAAGTGCCAGCACATGAAATTGGTTTAATGCTATCTTTGAGTCTACGTTTTGTACCAACTTTGATGGATGATACGACTCGTATTATGAATGCTCAAAAGGCGCGTGGTGTTGACTTTGGTGAAGGAAATATTATTCAAAAGGTACGGTCAATAATACCTATTTTAATTCCTTTGTTTGCATCAAGCTTTAAACGAGCAGATGCTTTGGCGATTGCTATGGAAGCACGAGGCTATCAAGGTGGTGAAGGACGAATAAAATATCGTCGACTTTCATGGAATGGTCGAGATACCTTATCAATTATTGCTATTTTAGCTTTAGGATTAATGCTTTTTTATCTTAAGAGTTAA
- a CDS encoding energy-coupling factor transporter ATPase — translation MGISLKNVSYIYQAGTPFEGRALFDMTTTIKDGSYTAFIGHTGSGKSTIMQLLNGLNLPTSGQVHVDDTIITSQSKNKDIKPIRKKVGLVFQFPESQLFAETVLEDVAFGPQNFGVSKEEAEQRAIESLKLVGLPEEFHGQNPFDLSGGQMRRVAIAGILAMQPDILVLDEPTAGLDPQGRKELMSLFKELHLSGMTIVLVTHLMDDVADYATAVNVMEKGQLVLSGAPKDVFQKVTFLKEKQLGVPKITEFALQLQEKGYQFESLPITIEEFVEVVSHG, via the coding sequence ATGGGAATCTCTCTCAAAAATGTAAGTTATATCTATCAAGCGGGTACTCCTTTTGAGGGGCGTGCCCTTTTTGATATGACGACGACGATAAAAGATGGTTCATATACGGCCTTTATTGGACATACAGGAAGTGGTAAATCTACTATTATGCAGCTCTTGAATGGCCTTAATTTACCCACTAGTGGTCAGGTTCACGTTGATGATACGATCATAACCAGTCAATCAAAGAATAAGGACATAAAACCAATTCGTAAGAAGGTAGGTTTAGTTTTTCAATTTCCAGAAAGTCAGTTATTTGCAGAAACTGTTTTAGAAGATGTTGCCTTTGGACCTCAAAATTTCGGAGTTTCTAAGGAAGAAGCAGAACAACGTGCTATTGAAAGTCTAAAATTAGTTGGACTCCCGGAAGAGTTTCATGGACAGAATCCTTTTGATTTATCAGGGGGACAAATGCGACGTGTTGCCATCGCAGGGATTCTAGCTATGCAACCAGATATTCTAGTGCTGGATGAACCGACTGCCGGTCTAGATCCACAGGGCCGGAAGGAATTGATGTCTCTCTTTAAGGAGTTACATCTTTCTGGAATGACGATTGTTTTAGTTACTCACTTGATGGATGATGTTGCCGATTATGCGACAGCTGTGAATGTTATGGAAAAAGGGCAACTAGTGTTGTCGGGAGCTCCTAAAGATGTTTTTCAAAAGGTTACTTTTCTTAAAGAAAAGCAGTTAGGTGTTCCTAAAATCACAGAGTTTGCGCTACAGCTACAAGAAAAAGGTTATCAATTTGAAAGTCTCCCTATTACAATCGAGGAATTCGTAGAGGTGGTGTCGCATGGATAA
- a CDS encoding energy-coupling factor ABC transporter ATP-binding protein, whose translation MIEIKNLKFKYHQDQPSYILDDVSFHVKRGEWLSIVGHNGSGKSTTARLIDGLLVAESGQIIVDGQELTEDNVWDIRDKIGMVFQNPDNQFVGATVEDDVAFGLENKGVPYEEMASRVQEALEFVGMSEFKDREPARLSGGQKQRVAIAGIVAMRPSILILDEATSMLDPEGRQELIQSIKAIRKEYGMTVLSITHDLDEVALSDRVLVLKKGKVESVSSPRELFSRGSELVDLGLDIPFSALLTQKLRNKGLIDCEDYLTEKELVEQLWESLSKM comes from the coding sequence ATGATTGAAATAAAAAATTTAAAGTTTAAATATCATCAAGATCAACCATCCTATATTCTTGATGATGTATCGTTTCACGTGAAACGTGGGGAATGGTTATCCATTGTAGGGCATAATGGTTCTGGAAAATCCACGACAGCACGTCTTATTGACGGACTATTAGTGGCAGAGTCTGGGCAGATTATTGTTGATGGTCAAGAATTAACAGAAGACAATGTCTGGGATATCCGTGATAAGATTGGTATGGTCTTTCAAAATCCAGATAATCAATTTGTTGGGGCAACTGTTGAAGATGATGTTGCTTTTGGTCTTGAAAATAAAGGTGTTCCCTATGAAGAAATGGCTTCAAGAGTTCAAGAGGCTCTGGAATTTGTAGGAATGTCAGAATTTAAGGATAGAGAGCCAGCTAGATTATCTGGAGGCCAAAAACAACGTGTGGCTATCGCAGGTATTGTAGCTATGAGACCATCTATTTTGATTTTGGATGAGGCAACTAGCATGCTTGACCCAGAAGGTCGCCAGGAATTGATTCAATCTATTAAAGCTATTCGTAAAGAATACGGAATGACTGTTTTATCAATTACTCATGATCTCGATGAGGTCGCTTTGAGTGACCGTGTTTTGGTTTTGAAAAAAGGTAAAGTGGAGTCTGTTTCAAGTCCTCGTGAACTATTTAGTAGAGGCTCAGAGTTAGTTGACTTAGGTTTAGATATCCCTTTTAGTGCATTATTAACTCAAAAGCTAAGAAATAAAGGTCTGATAGATTGTGAAGACTATCTGACAGAAAAGGAATTGGTAGAACAACTATGGGAATCTCTCTCAAAAATGTAA
- the pgsA gene encoding CDP-diacylglycerol--glycerol-3-phosphate 3-phosphatidyltransferase: MFKKENLPNLLTLARIVLIPIFLLMTSLASSNVMHIAAAVVFAIASITDYLDGYLARKWHVVTNFGKFADPLADKMLVMSAFIMLVGINQAPAWVVSVIICRELAVTGLRLLLVENGGTVLAAAMPGKIKTVTQMLSIILLLCHLHFVGTIMLYIALFFTIYSGYDYFKGAGFLFKDTFK; encoded by the coding sequence ATGTTTAAAAAAGAAAATTTACCTAATTTATTGACACTTGCTAGAATTGTTTTGATTCCTATCTTTTTACTGATGACATCACTTGCGTCAAGTAATGTCATGCATATTGCTGCGGCGGTTGTCTTCGCTATTGCCAGTATTACAGATTATTTAGATGGCTATTTGGCACGAAAATGGCATGTTGTTACTAATTTCGGGAAATTTGCAGACCCATTGGCAGATAAGATGCTAGTGATGTCAGCATTTATTATGTTAGTCGGTATTAATCAAGCACCAGCCTGGGTGGTTTCAGTTATTATCTGTCGTGAGCTTGCAGTCACAGGTCTTCGTCTTTTATTAGTGGAGAATGGTGGTACAGTTCTCGCTGCAGCTATGCCTGGTAAGATTAAGACAGTGACTCAGATGTTATCTATTATTCTATTATTGTGTCATCTGCATTTTGTAGGAACAATTATGCTTTATATTGCTTTGTTCTTTACAATTTACTCAGGCTATGATTATTTCAAAGGTGCAGGTTTCTTATTTAAGGATACTTTCAAATAG
- a CDS encoding helix-turn-helix domain-containing protein, whose amino-acid sequence MKLHSLGEQLRAARIKKELSLYDVEKFSGVEAQFLLAMEMDQLKALPEDIQQEALEKYATSVGLDGKRLFEEQRQNEQKLKKEKKPVERKEDTLAAKAPMSRFLKHKREEKRKSNYLPLLVLSAVSLLIICSVGYIIVRHLSNQPQVIKPNTISTVNHLSTASKAKSSRSISEVTVSGANVTTTTQGNQLMVDFSNVNSSVVLDVELSKDSDDTWFSVDNSDTSESYLLSKTKNSKYSLDFSGKTKPTQIIIAQSSKVTLKVNGESLDLSQLDKNTPSYLTLRIQ is encoded by the coding sequence ATGAAGTTACACTCTCTAGGTGAGCAATTACGTGCAGCGCGTATAAAGAAAGAGTTAAGTTTGTATGATGTAGAAAAATTTTCTGGAGTCGAAGCCCAGTTTCTTCTGGCTATGGAAATGGATCAACTTAAGGCTTTGCCAGAGGACATTCAGCAAGAGGCGCTTGAAAAGTATGCCACTTCGGTTGGTTTAGATGGAAAACGTCTGTTTGAGGAGCAGAGACAGAATGAGCAAAAACTAAAAAAAGAGAAGAAACCAGTTGAACGTAAGGAAGATACCTTAGCTGCTAAAGCTCCCATGTCACGCTTTTTAAAGCATAAACGTGAAGAAAAAAGAAAGTCTAACTATCTACCTTTACTAGTGCTTAGTGCGGTTTCGTTACTTATCATCTGCTCAGTAGGTTATATTATTGTTAGACATCTTTCTAATCAACCTCAAGTGATAAAACCAAATACTATCTCTACAGTTAATCATCTGTCGACGGCTAGTAAGGCTAAATCGTCACGAAGCATTTCTGAGGTTACCGTTTCGGGGGCAAATGTTACAACGACAACTCAAGGTAATCAACTAATGGTTGATTTCTCCAATGTAAATTCTTCAGTAGTTTTAGATGTGGAGTTATCAAAAGATAGTGATGACACATGGTTTTCAGTAGATAACTCAGATACTTCAGAGAGTTACCTCCTTTCAAAAACGAAAAATTCAAAATACTCTTTAGATTTTTCTGGTAAAACTAAACCAACTCAAATTATTATTGCTCAATCTTCAAAAGTAACTCTAAAGGTAAATGGGGAGTCACTTGATTTATCTCAATTAGATAAAAATACACCTAGCTACCTCACATTAAGAATCCAATAG
- the yfmH gene encoding EF-P 5-aminopentanol modification-associated protein YfmH, translating to MAALKKRYYQKIDEEVYSAILDNGMSLSIIKKKGFVEKVAFLSTNFGALDNHFYIDGESQSYPAGIAHFLEHKLFEDEQGRDVTLDFVKLGADVNAFTTLEKTTYYFSTLDHFEESLELLLKFTSSFTSSEDAVNHEKRIIEQEINMYQDDPDYRVYLGCLQSLYPNTILGQDIAGSVDSIEEITVKDLKDNFDCFYRPANCHLVLVGDFDVGNIYTLVNEKQSKFTPPERIVEKEKHPIESDIQKLDSLQMEIFISKLAIGFKSVPFTDNRMRENILVQLLFNLLFGWTSPYYQNWYAEGKIDESVSIEYEVSNRYSFVVMTMDTAEPIRMSSLIRQVMTSADKKRLLTEEALDLQKKALYGEFLRSLDNIQNLGSQYLAYFENDKTYFDFGQELMSITSKELKDFLNHYLSNMEITDFVVFPK from the coding sequence ATGGCTGCTTTGAAGAAACGTTATTATCAAAAAATTGATGAAGAAGTTTATTCAGCAATTTTAGATAATGGTATGTCTTTATCAATCATTAAGAAAAAAGGATTTGTAGAAAAAGTCGCCTTTTTGTCAACAAATTTTGGGGCGCTAGATAATCACTTTTATATTGATGGTGAGTCACAATCTTACCCTGCAGGTATTGCTCATTTTCTTGAACACAAGCTATTTGAGGATGAGCAGGGAAGGGATGTGACATTGGATTTTGTCAAGCTTGGAGCTGATGTCAATGCTTTTACAACATTGGAGAAGACAACATATTATTTTTCTACCCTTGACCACTTTGAGGAGTCTTTAGAGCTTTTATTAAAGTTTACATCGAGCTTTACAAGTTCTGAAGATGCTGTCAATCATGAAAAAAGAATTATTGAACAAGAGATAAATATGTATCAGGATGATCCTGACTACAGAGTTTATCTAGGTTGTTTACAAAGTTTGTATCCTAATACTATATTAGGACAAGATATTGCTGGAAGTGTTGATAGCATTGAAGAAATTACTGTAAAGGACTTAAAAGATAATTTTGATTGCTTTTACAGGCCAGCAAACTGTCATCTCGTCTTAGTGGGCGATTTTGATGTTGGAAACATTTACACTCTTGTCAATGAAAAACAAAGTAAGTTTACACCACCTGAGAGAATAGTCGAGAAAGAAAAGCACCCTATTGAGTCAGATATCCAAAAATTAGATAGTCTTCAAATGGAGATATTCATCTCAAAACTAGCCATTGGTTTTAAGAGTGTTCCTTTTACTGATAATCGTATGAGAGAAAATATACTGGTACAGTTATTGTTCAATTTACTGTTTGGCTGGACGTCTCCTTATTATCAAAATTGGTATGCTGAAGGAAAAATAGACGAGTCTGTGTCAATTGAATACGAGGTATCTAATCGATATTCATTTGTCGTTATGACTATGGACACTGCAGAGCCTATCCGTATGTCAAGTTTAATTCGTCAAGTGATGACATCGGCAGATAAAAAACGATTGTTGACGGAAGAAGCATTGGATTTACAAAAGAAAGCCTTGTATGGTGAATTTTTACGTAGTCTAGACAATATCCAGAATTTAGGGAGCCAATATTTAGCGTATTTTGAGAATGATAAAACATACTTTGATTTTGGTCAGGAACTGATGAGCATTACTTCCAAGGAGTTGAAGGATTTTTTGAATCACTATCTCTCAAATATGGAGATTACCGATTTTGTTGTCTTCCCTAAATAA
- the yfmF gene encoding EF-P 5-aminopentanol modification-associated protein YfmF, which produces MKIADGVYVHFIPTQKYKTNRIVFRMTGSLNKQTIAKRALVSQMLATANQTYPTVQSFKERLAFLYGTQLSTRVSTKGLTHSVDIELTYLKDTFIPTNDGLFWEVLGFLKECLYKPLSRVAQYQNKVFDIEKQNLMTYLDVDTENNYYYSEVKGRELYFVNEGLKVPKYGQAELVEAETSFTAYQEFQSMLTRDRIDIFMVGEFDDYQVLQALHRFPLEGRQVDLQFSYSQPYVNVVKEKIEPRQSSQSILQLGYQFPCQYGDKDYFALIVFNAMFGEFAHSALFTTLREKEGLAYSISSQFDIFTGLLEVYAGIEKSNRDQAMRGISRELNYIKLGRFSSSLLNQTKKIIRMNALLSEDHALTLVEQRFNKVIFGDKSLSLENWLDEIEKVTKKDVCRVARQVKLQSLFFLEGVS; this is translated from the coding sequence ATGAAAATTGCTGATGGTGTCTATGTACACTTCATTCCAACACAAAAATATAAAACTAATCGTATTGTTTTTCGAATGACAGGATCTTTGAATAAACAAACAATTGCTAAACGAGCCCTAGTTTCACAAATGTTGGCTACAGCCAATCAGACGTATCCAACAGTACAGTCTTTTAAAGAGAGACTAGCTTTTCTTTATGGAACACAGTTGTCAACTAGAGTGTCAACTAAAGGATTGACACATAGCGTTGACATCGAGTTGACATATCTGAAAGATACCTTTATCCCTACGAATGATGGATTGTTTTGGGAAGTGCTAGGATTTTTGAAAGAGTGTCTTTACAAGCCACTGTCAAGAGTAGCTCAATACCAAAATAAAGTATTTGACATAGAAAAACAAAATTTAATGACATACCTGGATGTTGACACGGAGAATAATTACTATTACAGTGAAGTTAAAGGAAGAGAGCTTTATTTTGTAAATGAGGGCTTGAAAGTTCCAAAATATGGTCAAGCAGAACTTGTTGAAGCAGAGACCTCGTTTACAGCTTATCAAGAATTTCAAAGTATGTTGACAAGAGATCGTATTGATATCTTTATGGTTGGAGAATTTGATGATTATCAAGTACTCCAAGCTTTACATCGTTTTCCTTTGGAAGGACGTCAAGTTGATTTACAGTTTAGCTATAGTCAACCTTATGTCAATGTTGTGAAAGAAAAGATAGAACCTAGACAGAGTAGTCAATCTATTTTACAGCTAGGGTACCAATTTCCGTGTCAATATGGAGATAAAGATTACTTTGCTTTAATTGTATTCAATGCAATGTTCGGTGAATTTGCCCATTCAGCCTTGTTTACAACACTTCGAGAAAAGGAAGGCTTAGCTTATTCAATTAGTAGCCAATTTGATATCTTTACAGGTTTACTAGAAGTTTACGCTGGAATTGAAAAATCTAATAGAGATCAGGCTATGCGAGGAATTAGTAGAGAATTGAATTACATTAAATTAGGACGTTTTTCAAGCTCTCTCCTGAATCAAACCAAAAAAATCATACGAATGAATGCTCTACTCTCTGAAGATCATGCCTTAACATTAGTGGAACAACGTTTTAATAAGGTGATTTTTGGCGATAAAAGTCTTTCATTGGAGAATTGGTTAGATGAGATTGAGAAGGTTACTAAAAAAGATGTTTGCCGTGTAGCACGTCAAGTTAAGCTACAGAGTTTGTTCTTTTTAGAAGGAGTGTCTTAA
- the yaaA gene encoding S4 domain-containing protein YaaA: protein MEYKLFGEYITLQALLKELSIIHSGGAIKGFLAKNTVLFNGEDEKRRGKKLRYGDVITIPSEELEITIVAPTTNEIEEHQKAVAEKARVAAIVKKMNQDNKKKQKAHPSKESNKTKRKPVRFPGT from the coding sequence ATGGAATATAAATTATTTGGTGAATACATCACACTGCAGGCACTTTTAAAAGAATTAAGTATCATTCATAGTGGAGGTGCTATAAAAGGTTTCTTGGCTAAGAATACCGTTTTATTCAACGGTGAGGATGAAAAACGTCGTGGAAAAAAACTTCGTTATGGAGATGTTATTACCATTCCGTCTGAGGAACTTGAAATAACGATTGTAGCTCCTACGACAAATGAAATTGAAGAACATCAAAAAGCAGTCGCTGAAAAAGCACGTGTTGCTGCCATTGTTAAAAAAATGAATCAGGATAATAAAAAGAAACAAAAAGCACATCCGTCAAAAGAAAGCAATAAAACTAAACGAAAACCCGTTCGTTTCCCAGGAACCTAA
- the recF gene encoding DNA replication/repair protein RecF (All proteins in this family for which functions are known are DNA-binding proteins that assist the filamentation of RecA onto DNA for the initiation of recombination or recombinational repair.) has translation MWLEKIDIQHFRNYTEASVSFSPHLNIFLGRNAQGKTNILEAIYFLALTRSHRTRSDKELIQFQQNTLKLNGIVHRHSGKLPLEISLSNKGRITKVNHLKQAKLSDYIGHMTVVLFAPEDLQLVKGSPSLRRKFIDIDLGQIKPVYLSDLSSYNHVLKQRNAYLKSTDNVDINFLSVLDEQLSDFGTRVIEHRLEFIKQLEEEADRHHSNLSNQIERLKISYESNIPLENNKVIRESFLTTLKQNHKRDIFKKNTGVGPHRDDLTFYINDMNASFGSQGQQRSLILSLKMAEIALIKKVTGEFPILLLDDVMSELDNHRQLKLLESIDEEVQTFMTTTSLDHLSNLPPDLKTFLVKNGDIYEKQVD, from the coding sequence ATGTGGCTCGAAAAAATTGATATTCAACACTTTAGAAATTATACTGAAGCCTCTGTGAGCTTCTCACCTCATCTCAATATTTTTCTTGGTCGCAATGCCCAAGGAAAAACAAATATTCTTGAGGCCATCTATTTTCTAGCATTGACACGTAGTCATCGGACCCGTTCAGATAAAGAACTGATTCAATTTCAACAAAATACTCTCAAACTGAACGGCATCGTGCATCGTCATAGTGGGAAGCTACCTCTGGAAATCAGTTTATCTAATAAAGGACGCATAACAAAGGTTAACCACCTCAAACAAGCTAAATTATCCGATTATATCGGTCACATGACTGTGGTGCTATTTGCTCCTGAGGATTTACAACTTGTAAAAGGATCTCCAAGCCTGAGACGTAAATTTATAGATATTGATTTAGGACAGATTAAGCCTGTTTATCTCTCAGACTTATCAAGTTATAATCATGTACTCAAACAACGTAATGCTTATCTCAAATCTACTGACAATGTAGACATTAATTTCCTCTCAGTGTTAGATGAACAGCTTTCCGATTTTGGAACACGAGTTATCGAACATAGACTAGAATTTATCAAGCAATTAGAGGAGGAGGCAGATAGACATCATAGTAACCTCTCAAATCAGATAGAGCGCCTTAAAATCTCCTACGAATCTAATATCCCACTGGAAAATAACAAAGTTATTCGCGAATCATTTTTAACCACGTTAAAGCAAAATCACAAAAGAGATATCTTCAAAAAGAACACTGGTGTTGGTCCGCATAGGGATGATTTAACATTTTACATTAATGACATGAACGCATCTTTCGGTAGTCAGGGGCAGCAACGTAGTCTCATACTTTCTTTAAAAATGGCTGAGATTGCTCTGATAAAAAAAGTAACAGGTGAATTTCCTATTCTTCTCCTCGATGATGTCATGAGTGAGCTTGACAATCACCGTCAACTTAAACTGTTAGAAAGTATTGACGAAGAGGTTCAAACCTTCATGACGACAACTTCACTTGATCATCTGAGTAACCTACCACCTGATTTAAAGACCTTCTTAGTTAAGAATGGTGATATTTATGAAAAACAAGTCGATTAA
- the guaB gene encoding IMP dehydrogenase, with product MSNWDTKFLKKGYTFDDVLLIPAESHVLPNNVNLKTKLAKNLTLNIPIITAAMDTVTDSKMAISIARAGGLGVIHKNMSIAEQAEEVRKVKRSENGVIIDPFFLTPENKVAEAEELMQRYRISGVPIVETLENRKLVGIITNRDMRFISNYDTPISEHMTSEKLVTAPVGTDLETAESILHEHRIEKLPLVDEEGRLSGLITIKDIEKVIEFPNAAKDEFGRLLVAGAVGVTSDTFERAEALFEAGADAIVIDTAHGHSAGVLRKIAEIRAHFPDRTLIAGNIATAEGARALYEAGVDVVKVGIGPGSICTTRVVAGVGVPQVTAIYDAASVAREYGKTIIADGGIKYSGDIVKALAAGGNAVMLGSMFAGTDEAPGETEIFQGRKYKSYRGMGSIAAMKKGSSDRYFQGAVNEANKLVPEGIEGRVAYKGSAADIVFQLIGGIRAGMGYTGAEDIQALHDKAQFVEMSGAGLIESHPHDVQITNEAPNYSAH from the coding sequence ATGTCAAATTGGGACACTAAATTCTTGAAAAAAGGTTACACTTTTGATGACGTATTGCTTATTCCTGCGGAAAGTCATGTTCTACCAAACAACGTCAACTTGAAGACGAAATTGGCTAAAAATTTGACATTAAATATCCCAATTATCACTGCAGCCATGGATACGGTCACAGATAGTAAGATGGCTATCTCAATTGCTCGTGCAGGTGGTTTGGGTGTCATTCACAAAAACATGTCTATTGCGGAACAAGCTGAAGAAGTTCGAAAAGTAAAGCGCTCTGAAAATGGTGTCATCATTGATCCATTCTTCTTAACGCCTGAAAATAAAGTTGCTGAAGCTGAAGAGTTGATGCAACGTTACCGTATTTCAGGGGTTCCAATTGTTGAGACACTTGAAAATCGTAAATTGGTTGGTATTATCACAAACCGTGATATGCGTTTTATCTCTAATTACGATACTCCAATTTCAGAACACATGACTTCTGAAAAATTGGTCACTGCTCCAGTTGGAACAGATCTTGAAACAGCTGAAAGTATTCTTCATGAGCATCGTATTGAAAAGCTACCTCTAGTTGATGAAGAAGGTCGTTTGTCAGGACTCATTACTATTAAGGACATCGAAAAAGTTATCGAGTTTCCTAATGCAGCTAAGGATGAATTCGGTCGTCTTTTGGTCGCAGGTGCTGTAGGGGTTACTTCTGATACCTTTGAACGTGCAGAAGCTCTCTTTGAAGCAGGCGCAGATGCTATTGTCATTGATACTGCACATGGTCATTCAGCAGGTGTTCTTCGTAAAATTGCTGAAATTCGTGCCCACTTCCCAGATCGTACTTTGATTGCAGGAAATATTGCAACAGCTGAAGGTGCGCGTGCACTTTATGAAGCAGGTGTCGATGTCGTTAAAGTAGGTATCGGACCAGGTTCTATTTGTACAACACGTGTGGTTGCGGGTGTAGGTGTTCCTCAAGTCACTGCTATTTACGATGCTGCAAGTGTTGCGCGTGAATACGGAAAAACAATTATTGCTGATGGTGGTATCAAATACTCAGGTGATATTGTAAAAGCTCTTGCAGCAGGTGGTAATGCTGTAATGCTTGGTTCTATGTTTGCTGGTACTGATGAAGCACCAGGTGAAACTGAGATTTTCCAAGGTCGTAAATATAAATCATACCGTGGTATGGGATCAATTGCAGCGATGAAGAAGGGATCAAGCGATCGTTACTTCCAAGGTGCAGTTAATGAAGCGAATAAACTTGTTCCAGAAGGAATTGAAGGCCGTGTAGCTTATAAAGGTTCTGCTGCTGATATTGTATTCCAATTGATTGGCGGTATCCGTGCAGGTATGGGTTATACAGGTGCAGAAGATATTCAGGCTTTACATGACAAAGCTCAGTTTGTTGAAATGTCAGGTGCAGGACTTATTGAAAGTCACCCTCACGATGTTCAAATTACCAACGAGGCGCCTAACTACTCAGCTCATTAA
- the trpS gene encoding tryptophan--tRNA ligase, translated as MTKPIILTGDRPTGKLHLGHYVGSLKNRVLLQDEDKYNMFVFLADQQALTDHAKESEIIKESIGNVALDYLSVGLDPAKSTIFIQSQIPELAELTMYYMNLVSLARLERNPTVKTEIAQKGFGESIPTGFLVYPISQAADITAFKANYVPVGNDQKPMIEQTREIARSFNHTYNCDILVEPEGIYPENEAAGRLPGLDGNAKMSKSLGNGIFLSDDEDTVRKKVMSMYTDPNHIRVEDPGQIEGNMVFHYLDIFGRKEDATTIAEMKEHYQRGGLGDVKTKRYLLEILERELAPIRERRLEYAKDMGEVFRMLEKGSQAAREVAGQTLAEVKEAMGINYF; from the coding sequence ATGACGAAACCTATTATTTTGACGGGAGACCGTCCAACAGGGAAACTTCATCTAGGACACTATGTTGGTAGTTTAAAAAATCGTGTCCTTTTACAAGACGAAGATAAATATAACATGTTTGTCTTCTTGGCTGATCAGCAAGCTCTTACGGATCACGCAAAAGAGTCAGAAATCATTAAAGAATCGATTGGGAATGTTGCTTTAGATTATCTCTCTGTAGGTTTGGATCCAGCTAAGTCAACTATTTTCATTCAAAGTCAGATTCCTGAGTTGGCTGAGTTGACTATGTATTACATGAACCTAGTTTCATTGGCACGTTTAGAGCGTAACCCAACGGTTAAGACGGAAATTGCTCAAAAAGGCTTCGGAGAATCTATTCCAACAGGATTTCTAGTTTATCCAATTTCTCAGGCAGCTGATATCACGGCCTTTAAAGCAAATTATGTTCCTGTAGGTAATGACCAAAAGCCAATGATTGAGCAGACACGTGAAATTGCACGTAGCTTCAATCATACTTATAATTGTGATATTTTGGTTGAGCCAGAGGGAATCTACCCTGAAAATGAAGCTGCAGGGCGCCTTCCAGGTCTAGATGGTAATGCTAAAATGTCTAAATCCTTGGGGAATGGAATCTTCCTTTCAGATGATGAAGATACTGTTCGTAAAAAAGTCATGAGCATGTATACGGATCCAAATCATATTCGTGTGGAAGATCCAGGTCAAATTGAAGGTAACATGGTTTTCCATTATCTTGATATCTTTGGTCGCAAAGAGGATGCTACTACAATTGCTGAAATGAAAGAACATTATCAACGAGGTGGTTTAGGAGATGTGAAGACAAAACGTTATCTTCTAGAAATCTTAGAACGTGAGTTAGCTCCAATTCGTGAACGCCGTTTAGAATATGCCAAGGATATGGGAGAAGTTTTCCGTATGCTTGAAAAAGGTAGTCAAGCAGCGCGTGAAGTTGCTGGACAAACATTGGCAGAAGTAAAAGAAGCAATGGGAATTAATTATTTCTAA